Proteins from a genomic interval of Xiphophorus maculatus strain JP 163 A chromosome 7, X_maculatus-5.0-male, whole genome shotgun sequence:
- the tmem223 gene encoding transmembrane protein 223, whose amino-acid sequence MGYERLLCGALERYSRLFRLGNFQQKARVFENATQSSGESTRLFTWFGQNGEILAPTARQVAARRGYCSSTQPAKDVTLFEHDRTRFFRVLTVFCGGQFVFWTYLAQFAFTGLRDTGGKGRAKAPTTTGLAGMWSFEMNLGSNAWRYGFTLGCLTIGAGIIGLGALFCRRSVSKVVLHKGGRMVTVRTQSPLGPDRGRTINVPLNQVACHSHRQESPSFIPLRIKGHRLYFLLDKNGTVNNARLFDVTVGAYRPF is encoded by the coding sequence ATGGGATATGAGCGCCTACTTTGCGGAGCTCTGGAGCGGTACTCCAGGCTATTTCGACTCGGCAATTTTCAGCAGAAAGCTCGAGTCTTTGAAAATGCGACCCAGTCGAGCGGGGAATCCACGCGATTATTTACCTGGTTCGGACAGAACGGGGAGATTCTTGCTCCCACAGCCCGCCAGGTAGCAGCTCGTCGAGGCTACTGCAGCTCCACCCAGCCTGCCAAAGATGTCACCCTGTTCGAGCACGACAGAACCCGCTTCTTCCGGGTGCTGACGGTCTTCTGCGGCGGCCAGTTCGTCTTCTGGACGTACCTGGCTCAGTTCGCCTTCACCGGGCTCAGAGACACCGGCGGAAAAGGCCGAGCTAAGGCGCCCACCACCACCGGACTGGCCGGGATGTGGAGTTTCGAGATGAACCTGGGTTCAAACGCCTGGAGGTACGGCTTTACCCTGGGATGCCTGACCATAGGAGCGGGGATAATCGGGCTCGGGGCTCTGTTCTGCCGGAGGTCGGTCAGTAAGGTGGTTCTACATAAGGGTGGGAGGATGGTGACGGTACGGACACAGTCTCCTCTGGGACCAGACAGAGGCAGGACCATTAATGTGCCACTAAATCAGGTGGCCTGCCACTCTCATAGACAGGAGTCCCCCTCGTTCATCCCGCTCAGAATCAAGGGCCACCGGCTCTACTTTCTGCTGGACAAAAATGGGACCGTAAACAACGCCAGGCTGTTTGACGTCACCGTTGGTGCATATAGACCATTTTAA